In Deinococcus ruber, one DNA window encodes the following:
- the gcvH gene encoding glycine cleavage system protein GcvH, protein MNTPSDLKYAPSHEWLKDDGTVGISDFAQDQLGDVVYVELPEVGREVSAGETLAVVESVKTASDIYAPASGTITAVNDALSGTPELVNSDPYGEGWLFKIDVTEESEGLMDAGAYEAANG, encoded by the coding sequence ACGAATGGCTCAAAGACGACGGCACGGTGGGCATTTCCGATTTCGCGCAGGATCAGCTCGGTGACGTGGTGTACGTGGAGTTGCCGGAAGTGGGCCGCGAGGTCAGCGCCGGGGAAACACTGGCCGTCGTCGAGAGCGTCAAAACAGCCTCGGACATCTACGCGCCCGCCAGCGGCACCATCACGGCGGTCAATGACGCCCTGAGTGGCACGCCCGAACTGGTCAACAGCGACCCATACGGCGAGGGCTGGCTCTTCAAGATCGACGTGACTGAGGAAAGCGAAGGGCTGATGGACGCGGGGGCCTACGAGGCGGCGAACGGGTAA
- the gcvP gene encoding aminomethyl-transferring glycine dehydrogenase — translation MPSQRPLTELLQQGDFTRRHIGPSEGEQTEMLADLGYDSLDAFIGTVVPAAIVRPDEMTVGGPVTEAQAIADLKVLAGKNKVFHSYIGMGYSGTHTPPVVLRNILENPGWYTAYTPYQAEISQGRLEMLLNFQQMVMDLTGMEVANASLLDEATAAAEAMTLAKRVAKAKGNVFYVADDVHPQTLDVIRTRAEFFGYDIVTGAADGELPEGTFAALIQTPGTYGDLHDLSPIAERVHAQQAALIVATDLLACALVTPPGEQGADIVIGNSQRFGVPMGFGGPHAAFLACRSAYQRSMPGRVIGVSKDSKGKTALRMAMQTREQHIRREKATSNICTAQALLANMAAAYAVWHGPEGIRTIAERVHLMTGMLAKALQGAGLNPQTSFFDTLSVDAREADIRARAEAKGINFRFDAGKVGVTLDETVTLSDLSDIIEVLTGQTADLTTLEAGAVAGIPANLQRSTPYLTHPTFSAHHSEHGMLRYLKQLENRDYSLTHGMIPLGSCTMKLNATTEMIPVTWPELGAIHPFAPADQTQGYAELLSELEAWLASITGYDAVSLQPNSGAQGEYAGLLTIRKYHEARGDTHRTVCLIPASAHGTNPASAAMMGMSVVVVKTDENGNIDFDDLKAKAEQHSDNLGALMITYPSTHGVFEENVREVCDLIHAHGGQVYLDGANMNAQVGLTSPGFIGSDVSHLNLHKTFAIPHGGGGPGMGPIGVKAHLAPYLPNHSVRATSDSKTGAVSAAPYGSASILPISYLYIRLLGAAGLKRSTEIAILNANYIAHKLRGAYPVLYTGPDHDGKGGRVAHECILDIRPLKQESGVSEEDIAKRLMDYGFHAPTMSFPVPGTLMIEPTESEPKAELDRFIAAMLGIRREIQEVQDGLIRVEDSPLRHAPHTQDDLMSGDWNRAYSRELAAFPSAAQKHWKYWPAVNRVDNVYGDRNFVCSCPPISEYGDFEFAE, via the coding sequence ATGCCCTCCCAGCGCCCATTAACTGAACTTCTCCAGCAAGGCGATTTCACTCGCCGCCACATCGGCCCCAGCGAGGGCGAACAGACCGAGATGCTGGCCGATCTCGGCTACGACAGCCTCGACGCCTTTATCGGCACGGTGGTTCCCGCCGCGATTGTGCGCCCGGACGAAATGACGGTGGGCGGCCCGGTAACGGAAGCGCAGGCCATTGCCGATCTGAAGGTGCTGGCGGGCAAAAATAAGGTGTTCCACAGCTATATCGGCATGGGCTACAGCGGCACGCATACGCCGCCCGTGGTACTCCGCAACATTCTGGAAAATCCCGGCTGGTACACCGCCTACACGCCGTATCAGGCCGAGATTTCGCAGGGGCGGCTGGAAATGCTGCTGAATTTTCAGCAGATGGTGATGGATTTGACGGGCATGGAGGTGGCAAACGCCAGCCTGCTCGACGAGGCCACCGCCGCTGCCGAAGCTATGACCCTCGCCAAGCGCGTGGCGAAGGCCAAAGGCAACGTGTTTTATGTGGCCGACGACGTACACCCGCAGACGCTGGACGTGATCCGCACGCGGGCCGAGTTCTTCGGCTACGACATCGTGACCGGGGCTGCGGATGGCGAATTGCCGGAAGGCACCTTTGCGGCGCTGATCCAGACGCCCGGCACTTACGGCGACCTGCACGACCTCTCCCCCATCGCGGAGCGCGTGCATGCCCAGCAGGCGGCGCTGATCGTCGCCACCGATCTGCTGGCGTGTGCGCTGGTCACGCCTCCGGGCGAGCAGGGCGCAGACATCGTGATCGGCAACTCGCAGCGCTTTGGCGTGCCGATGGGCTTCGGCGGCCCGCACGCGGCGTTTCTGGCCTGCCGCAGCGCGTACCAGCGCAGCATGCCGGGGCGCGTGATCGGTGTCAGCAAGGACAGCAAGGGCAAAACCGCCCTGAGAATGGCGATGCAGACCCGCGAGCAGCACATTCGGCGCGAGAAGGCCACATCCAACATCTGCACCGCACAGGCGCTGCTGGCGAATATGGCCGCCGCCTACGCCGTGTGGCACGGGCCGGAAGGCATTCGGACGATTGCCGAGCGCGTGCACCTGATGACGGGCATGCTGGCAAAGGCGCTGCAAGGCGCGGGGCTGAACCCTCAGACCAGCTTCTTCGACACGCTGAGCGTTGACGCGCGTGAAGCCGACATCCGGGCGCGGGCCGAGGCGAAAGGCATCAACTTCCGCTTTGACGCTGGCAAGGTGGGCGTGACGCTGGATGAAACGGTGACGCTTTCCGACCTCTCGGACATCATCGAAGTGCTGACCGGACAGACGGCAGACCTGACGACGCTGGAAGCGGGCGCGGTGGCTGGCATTCCCGCCAACCTCCAGCGCAGCACGCCTTACCTGACGCACCCGACCTTCTCGGCGCACCACTCCGAACACGGCATGTTGCGCTATCTCAAGCAGCTAGAGAACAGGGATTACAGCCTGACGCACGGCATGATTCCGCTGGGAAGCTGCACCATGAAGCTGAACGCCACCACCGAGATGATTCCGGTGACGTGGCCCGAACTGGGAGCCATCCACCCGTTTGCGCCCGCCGACCAGACGCAGGGCTACGCCGAACTTCTGAGCGAACTGGAAGCGTGGCTGGCGAGCATCACCGGGTACGACGCCGTGAGTTTGCAGCCCAACAGCGGGGCGCAGGGCGAGTACGCGGGCCTGCTGACCATTCGCAAGTACCACGAGGCACGCGGCGACACCCACCGCACGGTTTGCCTGATTCCGGCCAGCGCCCACGGTACCAACCCCGCCAGCGCCGCCATGATGGGCATGAGCGTGGTAGTGGTCAAGACCGACGAGAACGGCAATATCGACTTCGACGACCTGAAGGCGAAGGCCGAGCAGCACAGCGACAATCTCGGTGCGCTGATGATCACCTATCCCAGCACGCACGGCGTCTTCGAGGAAAACGTGCGCGAGGTGTGCGACCTGATCCACGCGCACGGCGGGCAGGTGTACCTCGACGGAGCCAATATGAACGCGCAGGTCGGCCTGACCAGCCCCGGTTTCATCGGCTCGGACGTGTCGCACCTGAATCTGCACAAGACCTTTGCCATTCCGCACGGCGGCGGCGGGCCGGGCATGGGGCCAATCGGCGTAAAGGCCCACCTCGCGCCGTATCTTCCCAATCACAGCGTTCGGGCCACCTCGGACAGCAAGACCGGGGCCGTGAGCGCCGCGCCGTATGGCAGCGCCAGCATCCTGCCGATTTCGTACCTGTACATTCGCCTGCTGGGAGCGGCGGGCCTGAAGCGCTCGACCGAAATTGCCATCCTGAACGCCAATTACATCGCCCACAAGCTGCGCGGCGCGTACCCGGTGCTGTATACCGGCCCCGACCACGACGGCAAGGGCGGGCGCGTGGCGCACGAGTGCATTCTGGATATTCGCCCGCTGAAGCAGGAGAGCGGCGTTTCTGAGGAAGACATCGCCAAGCGATTGATGGATTACGGTTTTCACGCGCCCACCATGAGCTTTCCGGTGCCCGGCACCCTGATGATCGAACCCACCGAGAGCGAACCGAAAGCCGAGCTTGACCGCTTCATTGCCGCCATGCTGGGCATTCGCCGCGAGATTCAGGAAGTGCAGGACGGCCTGATAAGGGTGGAAGACAGCCCGCTTCGGCACGCGCCGCACACGCAGGACGACCTGATGTCGGGCGACTGGAACCGCGCCTACAGCCGCGAGTTGGCCGCCTTCCCCAGCGCCGCGCAGAAGCACTGGAAGTACTGGCCCGCCGTGAACCGCGTGGACAACGTGTACGGCGACAGGAATTTCGTGTGTAGCTGCCCACCGATCAGCGAATACGGCGACTTCGAGTTCGCGGAGTAG
- a CDS encoding hydroxyacid-oxoacid transhydrogenase: protein MGAAADAGWELRRLGVRRVFALIDPRLLELGVAAPVLDSIRAEGIEVVVFSDIAVEPSVQSFQRAADAASAADIDGFVALGGGSTIDTAKVANLIATHGGQIMEYVNPPIGSGLTPAGPLRPLLAIPTTPGSGSEATTVAILDIPELKVKTGISHRFMRPAQALVDPALTATAPAAVIASAGLDVVCHAAESYTARPYTSRPRPASPAERPPYQGSNPVADVWSSAALAYGGQYLRRAVQDGGDIEARGFMMLGATMAGVGFGSAGVHIPHSCAYPIAGLKHTYSAPGYPSDHAFVPHGFSVIVTAPAAFRFTFDAAPERHIRAAELLTGQHYAPHDREALPSALLALMRDVGAPSGLRELGYDESDLPALVAGALKQQRLLAVAPKQPTAADLEEIFRASM from the coding sequence GTGGGGGCCGCTGCCGATGCGGGCTGGGAACTGCGGCGACTGGGCGTGCGCCGGGTCTTCGCGCTGATCGATCCGCGCCTGCTGGAACTGGGCGTGGCCGCCCCGGTGCTGGACAGCATCCGCGCCGAGGGCATCGAGGTCGTGGTCTTTTCGGATATTGCCGTCGAGCCGAGCGTGCAGAGTTTTCAGCGGGCCGCCGACGCTGCCAGCGCTGCCGATATAGACGGCTTTGTGGCGCTGGGCGGCGGTTCGACCATCGACACCGCCAAGGTCGCCAACCTGATCGCCACGCACGGCGGTCAGATCATGGAGTACGTGAATCCGCCGATTGGCAGCGGGCTCACGCCTGCCGGGCCGCTGCGCCCGCTGCTCGCCATTCCCACCACGCCCGGCAGCGGTTCGGAGGCGACCACCGTGGCGATTCTGGACATTCCCGAGCTGAAGGTGAAAACCGGGATTTCGCACCGCTTCATGCGGCCCGCTCAGGCGCTGGTCGATCCGGCGCTGACCGCCACCGCGCCCGCCGCCGTGATCGCCTCGGCGGGGCTGGATGTGGTGTGCCACGCCGCCGAGAGCTACACCGCCCGCCCGTATACCAGCCGCCCGCGCCCCGCGTCGCCCGCCGAGCGCCCGCCGTACCAGGGCAGCAATCCGGTGGCCGACGTGTGGAGCAGCGCGGCGCTGGCCTACGGGGGGCAGTATCTGCGGCGGGCGGTGCAGGACGGGGGCGACATCGAGGCGAGGGGCTTCATGATGCTGGGCGCGACGATGGCGGGCGTGGGCTTTGGGTCGGCGGGCGTGCACATTCCGCACAGTTGCGCGTATCCCATCGCGGGCCTGAAACATACCTACAGCGCCCCCGGCTATCCGTCCGACCACGCCTTTGTACCGCACGGCTTCAGCGTGATCGTGACCGCGCCCGCCGCCTTCCGCTTCACCTTCGACGCCGCGCCGGAGCGCCACATCCGGGCCGCCGAACTGCTGACCGGGCAGCACTACGCCCCCCACGACCGCGAAGCCCTGCCCTCTGCGCTGCTGGCCCTGATGCGGGACGTGGGCGCACCCTCTGGCCTGCGCGAACTGGGCTACGACGAAAGCGATCTGCCCGCGCTGGTGGCCGGTGCGCTGAAGCAACAGCGCCTGCTGGCAGTGGCCCCCAAACAGCCGACCGCCGCCGATCTGGAGGAGATTTTCAGGGCTTCGATGTAG
- a CDS encoding polysaccharide deacetylase family protein has product MAQFDVAQWPSGRAPGNGKLKSVWWLLGAAALSLLGSDVLGRQMGVGALGAGRGAGVALTFDDGPSSSTPELLALLARHGARATFFLTGERAQADPAAVQAMRAAGHQLESHGYTHRHALTLLPWAEWRHVRWHPEPQREDRSYRPPWGGHSPLTRLLTRAAGVRVALWDVESHDWTDRDPADLARQMLAQLRPGSVLLLHDGPATTLALLEHLLPALKERGLEAVTLKDVQPQRIGWAAGLERLKRMW; this is encoded by the coding sequence GTGGCCCAGTTCGATGTGGCGCAGTGGCCCAGCGGCAGAGCGCCGGGAAACGGGAAATTGAAAAGCGTGTGGTGGCTGCTGGGCGCGGCAGCCCTGTCACTGCTGGGGTCCGATGTGCTGGGGCGTCAGATGGGGGTGGGGGCGTTGGGGGCGGGCAGGGGAGCCGGGGTGGCGCTCACCTTCGACGATGGCCCCTCTTCGAGCACGCCTGAGCTGCTGGCGCTGCTGGCCCGGCACGGCGCACGGGCCACCTTCTTTCTGACCGGCGAGCGGGCACAGGCCGACCCGGCAGCGGTGCAGGCGATGCGGGCGGCGGGGCATCAGCTCGAATCGCACGGGTACACCCACCGCCACGCCCTGACGCTGCTGCCCTGGGCTGAGTGGCGGCATGTGCGCTGGCACCCGGAACCCCAGAGAGAAGACCGATCTTACCGCCCGCCCTGGGGAGGGCACTCGCCCCTCACCCGGCTGCTGACGCGGGCGGCGGGCGTGCGCGTGGCGCTGTGGGACGTGGAATCGCACGACTGGACAGACCGCGACCCGGCAGACCTGGCCCGGCAGATGCTGGCGCAGCTTCGGCCCGGTTCGGTGCTGCTGCTGCACGACGGCCCCGCCACGACGCTGGCCCTTCTGGAACACCTGCTGCCCGCCCTGAAGGAACGCGGGTTGGAAGCGGTGACGCTGAAGGACGTGCAGCCGCAGCGCATCGGCTGGGCGGCAGGACTGGAGCGCCTGAAACGGATGTGGTGA
- a CDS encoding MFS transporter: MLARLKASSPWLPERTGLVLRAVLVLGLCELVRTGLYVGFLPQQLSAEGLPLSAAGLAWTVHYAADTFCRSLGGHMVERYGLRPVLGLAMLVSVAAVFAMPFAHTALLLVLLAALHGMALSPLWPAVMTLSSVSAPEATQPRAVALVSVAAGPFTGIGFLGIGALSSVHFASSSASRLHDIGGWPLAVLLAVQGLAVLLSLSLQGRGLKAGGLRPDTPRRAAPPMSLRRTLAFLIPAALVQTLALSLLGPVITPFAEKMGLGQWGLGGLLVAGAGTAYALLGLAGRLTERFGARQMLIAGLLLAAAGLGLMATRPPIPVYFALAALLGVGYACLLPGWGGLVSGLLPQEGRAASWGVVMTAENVGMASGPLLGTFVWDRLGASAPFLAGAALFILTAGVYLWPSSMWRSGPAAERRETGN, translated from the coding sequence ATGCTGGCCCGACTGAAGGCCAGTTCGCCCTGGCTGCCCGAGCGCACCGGGCTGGTGCTGCGGGCGGTGCTGGTGCTGGGCCTGTGCGAACTGGTCAGAACCGGGCTGTACGTGGGCTTTCTGCCGCAGCAGCTCAGTGCGGAAGGCTTGCCGCTGAGTGCGGCGGGGCTGGCCTGGACGGTGCATTACGCCGCCGACACCTTCTGCCGCTCGCTGGGCGGGCACATGGTCGAGCGCTATGGCCTGCGCCCGGTGCTAGGGCTGGCGATGCTGGTGAGCGTGGCGGCGGTGTTCGCCATGCCGTTTGCCCACACCGCGCTGCTGCTGGTGCTGCTGGCGGCGTTGCACGGGATGGCGCTCAGCCCGCTGTGGCCCGCCGTGATGACACTCTCCAGCGTCTCGGCCCCCGAGGCCACCCAGCCGCGTGCGGTGGCGCTGGTCAGCGTGGCGGCGGGGCCGTTTACCGGCATCGGCTTTCTGGGCATCGGGGCGCTCTCCAGCGTGCATTTTGCGTCCAGCAGCGCTTCCCGCCTGCACGATATCGGCGGCTGGCCGCTGGCGGTGCTGCTGGCGGTGCAGGGGCTGGCAGTGCTGCTCTCGCTCAGCCTTCAGGGGCGAGGTCTGAAAGCGGGGGGGCTGCGGCCCGACACCCCGCGCCGCGCCGCCCCTCCCATGAGCCTGCGCCGCACACTGGCCTTCCTGATTCCGGCAGCGCTGGTGCAGACGCTGGCGCTGAGCCTGCTGGGGCCGGTCATCACGCCGTTTGCCGAGAAGATGGGGCTGGGTCAGTGGGGGCTGGGCGGGCTGCTGGTGGCCGGAGCAGGCACCGCCTACGCGCTGTTGGGCCTGGCCGGACGCCTGACCGAGCGCTTCGGCGCACGCCAGATGCTGATTGCCGGGCTGCTGCTGGCGGCGGCGGGTCTGGGCCTGATGGCGACTCGCCCGCCGATTCCGGTGTATTTCGCACTGGCGGCGCTGCTGGGCGTGGGCTACGCCTGCCTGCTGCCCGGCTGGGGCGGCCTGGTGTCGGGGCTGCTGCCGCAGGAAGGCCGCGCCGCGAGCTGGGGCGTGGTGATGACCGCCGAAAATGTCGGTATGGCGAGTGGCCCGCTGCTGGGAACGTTCGTCTGGGACAGGCTGGGGGCGAGTGCGCCGTTTCTGGCAGGCGCGGCGCTGTTCATTCTGACGGCGGGCGTGTACCTGTGGCCCAGTTCGATGTGGCGCAGTGGCCCAGCGGCAGAGCGCCGGGAAACGGGAAATTGA
- a CDS encoding glycosyltransferase — MYWSVVIPARNEEETLPALLAALHAQTRRADEIIVVDNGSSDRTAEVAAALGARVLHCPEPGVARARQLGLEHARGDWIASTDADSQPEPEWLAALERGIREVPGSVALYGPMQLLPLAGRVGPLGARLSGVGYRVFLGVMAALGQPNCAGANMAFSRQAALMVGGWPLVEAREDVLLGMALRRLGTVRYLPDAAVHTSARRLKRGWGPFLWTHIRNLAGHTSGYFDR, encoded by the coding sequence GTGTACTGGTCGGTCGTGATTCCTGCCCGCAACGAAGAAGAGACGCTGCCCGCGCTGCTGGCGGCGCTGCATGCCCAGACCCGCCGTGCCGACGAGATCATCGTGGTGGACAACGGCAGCAGCGACCGCACCGCCGAGGTGGCCGCTGCGCTGGGGGCGCGGGTGCTGCACTGCCCCGAACCCGGCGTGGCCCGCGCCCGCCAGCTGGGGCTGGAACACGCACGCGGCGACTGGATTGCCAGCACCGACGCCGATTCTCAGCCGGAACCGGAGTGGCTGGCGGCGCTGGAACGCGGCATTCGGGAAGTTCCCGGCAGCGTGGCGCTGTACGGCCCGATGCAGTTGCTGCCGCTGGCAGGCCGGGTGGGGCCGCTGGGCGCACGCCTCAGCGGGGTCGGCTACCGCGTGTTTCTGGGCGTCATGGCCGCGCTGGGGCAGCCGAACTGCGCCGGGGCCAACATGGCTTTCTCGCGGCAGGCCGCCCTGATGGTGGGCGGCTGGCCGCTGGTGGAAGCGCGGGAAGACGTGCTGCTGGGCATGGCCCTGCGGCGACTGGGGACGGTGCGCTATCTGCCGGACGCCGCCGTTCACACCTCGGCCCGCCGCCTGAAACGCGGTTGGGGGCCATTTTTATGGACACACATCAGAAACCTCGCAGGCCATACTTCCGGATACTTCGACCGCTAG
- a CDS encoding glycosyltransferase has translation MRSLRIGLLTDVFLPDQNGVSTSVLLLQRELRRRGHRAVIVAPRFPDYFDPATLHGVVRLPSMINPALPRQRLAFPTRRRLSGQFDLVHTHTPGALGWWGVRLAKRWDIPHISTFHTHLEHYAHYIPGLTTLEKHAGVLTRIVRRFYSRADLIVAPTEASRDMLAGYGVYRESVVLPTGIDESLLQEAPDVRSPWPDGKRRLLSVGRLGFEKRHDLVFQALAEIRRTHDAHLLLLGEGPQKEYLQARAQALGLADHITFYGPVPLSTIGAYYRQAELFIFGSDTETQGLVLAEAQTMGVPVVSVGAQGTLGGVDPGVSGYLVGSGDWQGLAAHTSELLSDAQKLAEMGAAARLFARRFSSSKMAEQMLGIYLQAIAQQGWRTPEQGDGSETSDALYARSSGRSIRKYGLRGF, from the coding sequence ATGAGAAGCCTGCGAATCGGTCTGCTTACCGATGTGTTTCTGCCCGATCAGAATGGTGTTTCGACCAGTGTTCTGCTGCTTCAGCGCGAGCTGCGGCGGCGTGGACACCGGGCCGTGATCGTCGCCCCGCGCTTTCCCGACTACTTCGATCCGGCCACGCTGCACGGCGTGGTACGCCTGCCCAGCATGATCAATCCGGCGTTGCCCCGTCAGCGGCTGGCCTTTCCCACGCGGCGCAGGCTGTCGGGCCAGTTCGATCTGGTGCATACCCACACGCCGGGTGCGCTCGGCTGGTGGGGCGTGCGGCTCGCCAAGCGCTGGGATATCCCGCACATCTCGACCTTTCACACCCACCTGGAGCACTACGCCCACTACATCCCCGGCCTGACCACCCTGGAGAAGCATGCCGGTGTCCTGACACGCATCGTGCGGCGCTTCTACAGCCGGGCCGATCTGATCGTGGCCCCCACCGAGGCCAGCCGCGACATGCTGGCAGGCTACGGCGTGTACCGCGAGAGCGTGGTGCTGCCCACTGGCATCGACGAATCGCTGCTTCAGGAAGCGCCCGACGTGCGCTCGCCCTGGCCGGACGGCAAACGCCGCCTGCTGAGCGTGGGACGGCTGGGCTTCGAAAAGCGGCACGACCTGGTGTTTCAGGCGCTGGCCGAAATTCGCCGCACCCACGACGCGCACCTGCTGCTGCTGGGCGAGGGGCCGCAGAAAGAGTACCTTCAGGCACGCGCTCAGGCCCTGGGCCTTGCCGATCACATCACCTTCTATGGCCCGGTGCCGCTCTCGACCATCGGCGCGTATTACCGGCAGGCCGAACTGTTCATCTTCGGGTCTGATACCGAGACGCAGGGGCTGGTGCTGGCCGAGGCCCAGACGATGGGGGTACCAGTGGTGTCGGTGGGCGCTCAGGGCACGCTGGGCGGCGTCGATCCTGGTGTCAGCGGCTACCTTGTGGGCAGCGGCGACTGGCAGGGTCTGGCGGCCCACACCTCAGAGCTGCTGTCGGACGCGCAGAAGCTGGCCGAGATGGGCGCGGCGGCGCGGCTGTTTGCCCGGCGCTTTTCCAGCTCCAAGATGGCCGAGCAGATGCTGGGTATCTATCTTCAGGCCATCGCCCAGCAGGGCTGGAGAACGCCGGAACAGGGCGACGGCAGCGAAACGAGTGACGCGCTGTATGCTCGCTCTAGCGGTCGAAGTATCCGGAAGTATGGCCTGCGAGGTTTCTGA
- a CDS encoding YkoP family protein, producing the protein MPLLLGAGTLWALLWLPRLLQGRWHFGVLREGHGGSSQAGLLLGAAPWLAHPERLKTATGRTRLSLLVRAADAQRFPAGVRELADAGHELVLLAASGQPLAQQRRTLEDRAGTSVTLVLPAAYWPWTLRQLNRAGLRAVQPGLSGPLTALLEGAEPGSVLNLSALDGSDLSTLLTTLKEREYKPGPLGVLEGLRTETLRGLLQRIYRRVFDQAFDRQHHILKLTQRARALFRISRRPYDGPVLQGERTYLPGTPAAELHIHSKRLVALAERSALTGLRAVQSSLYDVAKVLAEQEAYQDVQIIYALTIFAEVLTPLGFHSQPLDNPRTARIMAFFMNLLRVLYGAKNTDRRVILPQIIWMTREELLARYTRPARKHGAN; encoded by the coding sequence GTGCCCCTTCTGCTGGGCGCGGGGACGCTGTGGGCGCTGCTGTGGCTGCCGCGTCTGCTGCAAGGGCGCTGGCATTTCGGCGTGCTGCGCGAAGGACACGGCGGCTCGTCGCAGGCAGGGCTGCTGCTCGGCGCTGCGCCCTGGCTGGCCCATCCCGAACGGCTGAAAACCGCGACAGGCCGCACGCGCCTGAGCCTGCTGGTGCGTGCCGCCGACGCCCAGCGCTTCCCGGCGGGGGTGCGCGAACTGGCCGACGCCGGACACGAACTGGTGCTGCTGGCAGCGTCCGGGCAGCCCCTGGCGCAGCAACGCCGCACCCTGGAAGACCGCGCCGGAACTTCCGTCACGCTGGTGCTGCCCGCTGCCTACTGGCCCTGGACGCTGCGGCAGCTGAACCGGGCCGGACTGCGGGCCGTGCAGCCAGGGCTGAGTGGCCCGCTGACTGCGCTGCTGGAAGGAGCCGAACCGGGCAGTGTACTGAATCTGAGTGCGCTGGATGGCTCCGACCTGAGCACTCTGCTGACAACCCTGAAGGAACGCGAATACAAACCCGGCCCGCTGGGTGTGCTGGAAGGGCTGCGAACAGAAACGTTGCGCGGGCTGCTCCAGCGCATCTATCGGCGCGTCTTCGATCAGGCGTTCGACCGTCAACATCACATCCTGAAGCTGACACAGCGGGCAAGAGCGCTCTTCCGCATCTCGCGCCGCCCCTACGACGGCCCGGTATTGCAGGGCGAACGCACGTACCTGCCGGGCACACCCGCCGCCGAACTGCACATCCACAGCAAACGGCTGGTCGCCCTGGCCGAACGCAGCGCCCTGACGGGGTTGCGGGCGGTGCAGTCGTCGCTGTACGACGTGGCAAAGGTGCTGGCCGAACAGGAAGCGTATCAAGACGTTCAGATCATCTACGCCCTCACCATCTTTGCCGAGGTGCTGACGCCGCTGGGCTTTCACTCGCAGCCGCTCGACAATCCGCGCACCGCCCGCATCATGGCCTTTTTCATGAACCTGCTGCGCGTGCTGTACGGAGCCAAGAACACCGACAGGCGCGTGATTCTGCCGCAAATCATCTGGATGACCAGAGAGGAACTGCTGGCCCGCTATACCCGCCCGGCCCGAAAACACGGCGCGAACTAG
- a CDS encoding sulfurtransferase gives MTDYAKDVLVSTEWVAEHGHDAHIKLIEVDEDILLYDTGHIAGAQKLDWQLDLWEPVEREFIQADALAALLGRLGITPADTVVLYGDKSNWWASYAYWFLTYNGVQNLKIMNGGRQKWAAEGRELTTDASPAQDAGAYPGLSRNEDLRAYRDEVKAHIAAVKEGKGALVDVRSPDEFSGKVTHMPSYPQEGVLRGGHIPGARSIPWAKATNEDGTFKSADELTALYGGEGVTPDKDVIAYCRIAERSSHSWFVLRELLGYPSVKNYDGSWTEWGNSVGVPIEKTYQEA, from the coding sequence ATGACCGATTACGCCAAGGATGTGTTGGTTTCAACCGAGTGGGTGGCCGAACATGGGCACGACGCCCACATCAAACTGATCGAAGTCGATGAAGACATTCTGCTGTACGACACCGGGCACATCGCGGGTGCACAGAAGCTCGACTGGCAGCTCGATCTGTGGGAACCCGTCGAGCGCGAGTTCATTCAGGCCGACGCCCTGGCCGCGCTGCTGGGCCGCCTGGGTATCACGCCCGCCGATACGGTGGTGCTGTACGGCGACAAGAGCAACTGGTGGGCCAGCTACGCCTACTGGTTCCTGACCTACAACGGGGTGCAGAACCTCAAGATCATGAACGGAGGCCGCCAGAAGTGGGCCGCCGAGGGCCGCGAGCTGACCACCGACGCTTCCCCGGCACAGGATGCGGGCGCGTATCCGGGCCTGAGCCGCAACGAAGACCTGCGGGCCTACCGCGACGAGGTCAAGGCGCACATTGCCGCCGTCAAGGAAGGCAAGGGCGCACTGGTAGACGTTCGCAGCCCCGACGAGTTCTCCGGCAAGGTCACGCACATGCCCAGCTACCCGCAGGAAGGCGTGCTGCGCGGCGGGCATATTCCAGGCGCACGCAGCATTCCCTGGGCGAAAGCCACCAACGAGGACGGCACCTTCAAGAGCGCCGATGAGCTGACGGCGCTGTACGGCGGCGAGGGCGTGACGCCCGACAAAGACGTGATCGCATACTGCCGCATCGCCGAGCGCAGCAGCCACAGCTGGTTCGTGCTGCGGGAGCTGCTGGGCTACCCCAGCGTCAAGAACTACGACGGCAGCTGGACAGAGTGGGGCAACAGCGTCGGCGTGCCCATCGAAAAGACCTACCAGGAAGCGTAA
- a CDS encoding SufE family protein translates to MTDSAPALPEKLANIAQMFRSAPKALRLQALLEYSRKLPALPATYLEHPEFMQPVPECASPFFLVTEKEGDSVKMYFKVPEEAPTVRGYAGILTEGLQGATPEEILNVPDQFYMEMGLSELITPMRLRGMGAILHRLKNEVREKTAN, encoded by the coding sequence ATGACCGATTCCGCGCCCGCTCTGCCCGAAAAACTGGCGAATATCGCCCAGATGTTCCGCTCGGCCCCGAAAGCCCTGCGCCTCCAGGCGCTGCTGGAATACAGCCGCAAGCTGCCCGCGCTGCCCGCAACGTATCTGGAGCATCCCGAATTCATGCAGCCGGTGCCGGAGTGCGCCAGCCCGTTTTTTCTGGTGACCGAGAAGGAAGGCGACAGCGTGAAGATGTACTTCAAGGTGCCGGAGGAAGCGCCCACCGTACGCGGCTACGCGGGCATCCTGACCGAAGGGCTTCAGGGAGCCACGCCGGAAGAGATTCTGAATGTACCCGACCAGTTCTATATGGAAATGGGCCTGTCGGAACTGATTACCCCGATGCGGCTGCGCGGCATGGGCGCGATTCTGCACCGCCTGAAGAACGAGGTGCGGGAGAAGACAGCGAATTAA